The proteins below come from a single Vitis vinifera cultivar Pinot Noir 40024 chromosome 9, ASM3070453v1 genomic window:
- the LOC100243153 gene encoding zinc finger CCCH domain-containing protein 16 isoform X1: protein MNRKKEPCRNFQRGSCQYGERCKFLHVTQQQPKPNVSGFGAQTSSNFQHTNVQQQRSNPFGFGVQSNSLPKGTSDFGSKQNHFKPFENKWTRFSPLTTGSSSSSSRQSDNQVQPANHKCTDPESCKRQIVEDFEHERPIWKLTCYGHCKSAPCDIVGDISYEELRLAAYDDAGRGLSLQSIVERERSLLNSKLIEFDSLLRKPYAAPPNSTLAIQSPAPNPDASSLTAQNNTPPSASSFSQLSTSPNMGFGTRPSTPSNNAFGQSNSIQFSSQTSGAFGTNNLAFGNAGSFGSQLPVQMHGSPLPSNTAGFSHNNMSAGSKAFSPPAASPQIISFANNQSPILSSGTNSMFSAESTMHAQLEKMQRDNFSGDMSIWLKEEWNPGEIPEEEPPDAFV, encoded by the exons ATGAATCGCAAGAAAGAACCCTGCAGAAACTTCCAACGTGGCAG CTGTCAGTATGGCGAACGGTGTAAGTTTCTTCACGTGACTCAGCAGCAGCCAAAACCTAATGTCTCCGGATTTGGTGCACAAACTAGCTCAAACTTCCAGCACACAAACGTTCAACAGCAAAGGTCTAATCCTTTTGGATTTGGTGTCCAGAGCAACTCTTTGCCAAAAGGGACCTCTGATTTTGGATCCAAGCAGAACCATTTCAAG CCTTTTGAAAACAAGTGGACCCGCTTCTCCCCTCTGACTACTGGTAGCTCCTCTTCCTCCTCCCGACAATCTGATAATCAGGTGCAGCCTGCTAATCATAA GTGCACAGATCCTGAGTCATGCAAACGTCAAATTGTTGAAGATTTTGAGCATGAAAGACCAATTTGGAAGCTCACATGTTATGGTCACTGTAAAAG TGCTCCTTGTGACATTGTTGGCGACATTAGCTATGAAGAATTGAGGTTGGCTGCGTATGATGATGCTGGGCGTGGGTTGAGCTTGCAGTCCATT GTTGAAAGGGAGAGGAGTTTGCTCAATTCCAAGTTAATTGAATTTGATAGCCTCCTCCGTAAACCCTATGCAGCTCCTCCAAATTCTACTCTAGCCATCCAAAGTCCTGCTCCCAATCCAGATGCATCCTCATTAACTGCTCAAAATAATACTCCTCCTTCAGCCTCAAGTTTTAGTCAACTGAGCACATCACCTAATATGGGATTTGGAACGAG GCCCTCTACACCATCAAATAATGCTTTTGGGCAATCAAATTCCATTCAATTCTCCAGCCAGACTTCAGGTGCATTTGGGACAAACAACTTGGCATTTGGAAATGCAG GTTCATTTGGCAGCCAACTTCCTGTACAGATGCATGGAAGTCCCCTTCCCTCCAATACAGCAGGCTTCAGCCATAATAACATGAGTGCTGGAAGTAAAGCATTTTCTCCTCCAGCAGCATCTCCGCAGATTATCAGTTTTGCAAATAACCAGTCACCTATCCTTTCCAGTGGGACTAACTCTATGTTTAGTGCAGAGTCAACCATGCATGCTCAGCT AGAGAAAATGCAGAGAGATAACTTCTCTGGGGATATGAGTATTTGGTTGAAAGAGGAATGGAATCCTGGAGAG ATTCCAGAAGAAGAGCCTCCGGATGCTTTTGTTTAA
- the LOC100243153 gene encoding zinc finger CCCH domain-containing protein 16 isoform X2 codes for MNRKKEPCRNFQRGSCQYGERCKFLHVTQQQPKPNVSGFGAQTSSNFQHTNVQQQRSNPFGFGVQSNSLPKGTSDFGSKQNHFKPFENKWTRFSPLTTGSSSSSSRQSDNQVQPANHKCTDPESCKRQIVEDFEHERPIWKLTCYGHCKSAPCDIVGDISYEELRLAAYDDAGRGLSLQSIVERERSLLNSKLIEFDSLLRKPYAAPPNSTLAIQSPAPNPDASSLTAQNNTPPSASSFSQLSTSPNMGFGTRPSTPSNNAFGQSNSIQFSSQTSGSFGSQLPVQMHGSPLPSNTAGFSHNNMSAGSKAFSPPAASPQIISFANNQSPILSSGTNSMFSAESTMHAQLEKMQRDNFSGDMSIWLKEEWNPGEIPEEEPPDAFV; via the exons ATGAATCGCAAGAAAGAACCCTGCAGAAACTTCCAACGTGGCAG CTGTCAGTATGGCGAACGGTGTAAGTTTCTTCACGTGACTCAGCAGCAGCCAAAACCTAATGTCTCCGGATTTGGTGCACAAACTAGCTCAAACTTCCAGCACACAAACGTTCAACAGCAAAGGTCTAATCCTTTTGGATTTGGTGTCCAGAGCAACTCTTTGCCAAAAGGGACCTCTGATTTTGGATCCAAGCAGAACCATTTCAAG CCTTTTGAAAACAAGTGGACCCGCTTCTCCCCTCTGACTACTGGTAGCTCCTCTTCCTCCTCCCGACAATCTGATAATCAGGTGCAGCCTGCTAATCATAA GTGCACAGATCCTGAGTCATGCAAACGTCAAATTGTTGAAGATTTTGAGCATGAAAGACCAATTTGGAAGCTCACATGTTATGGTCACTGTAAAAG TGCTCCTTGTGACATTGTTGGCGACATTAGCTATGAAGAATTGAGGTTGGCTGCGTATGATGATGCTGGGCGTGGGTTGAGCTTGCAGTCCATT GTTGAAAGGGAGAGGAGTTTGCTCAATTCCAAGTTAATTGAATTTGATAGCCTCCTCCGTAAACCCTATGCAGCTCCTCCAAATTCTACTCTAGCCATCCAAAGTCCTGCTCCCAATCCAGATGCATCCTCATTAACTGCTCAAAATAATACTCCTCCTTCAGCCTCAAGTTTTAGTCAACTGAGCACATCACCTAATATGGGATTTGGAACGAG GCCCTCTACACCATCAAATAATGCTTTTGGGCAATCAAATTCCATTCAATTCTCCAGCCAGACTTCAG GTTCATTTGGCAGCCAACTTCCTGTACAGATGCATGGAAGTCCCCTTCCCTCCAATACAGCAGGCTTCAGCCATAATAACATGAGTGCTGGAAGTAAAGCATTTTCTCCTCCAGCAGCATCTCCGCAGATTATCAGTTTTGCAAATAACCAGTCACCTATCCTTTCCAGTGGGACTAACTCTATGTTTAGTGCAGAGTCAACCATGCATGCTCAGCT AGAGAAAATGCAGAGAGATAACTTCTCTGGGGATATGAGTATTTGGTTGAAAGAGGAATGGAATCCTGGAGAG ATTCCAGAAGAAGAGCCTCCGGATGCTTTTGTTTAA